In the Lepus europaeus isolate LE1 chromosome 18, mLepTim1.pri, whole genome shotgun sequence genome, one interval contains:
- the LOC133776968 gene encoding carbonyl reductase [NADPH] 2 isoform X1, with protein sequence MSGEPTPLQTTASALHGSLGRGQAPPFPDTAVCGLSPSQRHSEQCCQGHRTKPGQGIGRDTVKALHARGANVVAVSRTHADLVHLSQECPGVEPVCVDLGDWEATERALGGVGPVDLLVNNAAVALVQPFLEVTKEAFDRSFHVNLRSVFQVSQIVARGMIDRGVPGSIVNVSSMVAHVTFPNLSAYSSTKGAMTMLTKAMAMELGPHKIRVNSVNPTVVLTAMGQNVTANAEFAQKLKERHPLRKFAEVEDVVNSILFLLSDRSASTSGSGILVDAGYLAS encoded by the exons ATGAGTGGGGAGCCAACTCCTCTTCAAACCACAGCAAGTGCTCTGCATGGTTCACTGGGCCGTGGCCAGGCCCCGCCATTCCCAGACACGGCCGTCTGCGGACTGTCTCCCTCCCAGCGGCATTCCGAACAGTGCTGTCAAGGTCACAGAACCAAGCCGGGCCAAG GGATCGGCCGGGACACCGTGAAGGCGCTGCACGCTCGGGGAGCCAACGTGGTGGCCGTGAGTCGCACCCACGCTGACCTGGTCCATCTCTCCCAGGAG TGCCCCGGGGTGGAGCCCGTGTGCGTGGATCTGGGTGACTGGGAGGCCACGGAGCGGGCGCTGGGCGGCGTGGGCCCCGTGGACCTGCTGGTGAACAACGCAGCGGTGGCGCTGGTGCAGCCCTTCCTGGAGGTCACCAAGGAGGCCTTTGACAG ATCCTTCCACGTGAACCTGCGCTCTGTgttccaggtgtcccag ATAGTAGCCAGGGGCATGATCGACCGCGGAGTGCCCGGCTCCATTGTCAACGTCTCCAGCATGGTGGCCCACGTCACCTTTCCCAACCTGTCTGCCTACA GCTCCACCAAGGGCGCGATGACCATGCTGACCAAAGCCATGGCCATGGAGCTGGGGCCACAcaag ATCCGCGTGAACTCCGTGAACCCCACGGTGGTGCTGACCGCCATGGGCCAGAATGTCACCGCCAACGCTGAATTCGCCCAGAAGCTGAAGGAGCGCCACCCTCTGAGAAAGTTCGCAG AGGTGGAGGACGTGGTCAACAGCATCCTCTTCCTGCTCAGCGACCGCAGCGCCTCCACCAGCGGCTCGGGCATCCTCGTGGACGCCGGCTACCTGGCCTCCTAG
- the LOC133776968 gene encoding carbonyl reductase [NADPH] 2 isoform X2, giving the protein MQLNFQGLRALVTGAGKGIGRDTVKALHARGANVVAVSRTHADLVHLSQECPGVEPVCVDLGDWEATERALGGVGPVDLLVNNAAVALVQPFLEVTKEAFDRSFHVNLRSVFQVSQIVARGMIDRGVPGSIVNVSSMVAHVTFPNLSAYSSTKGAMTMLTKAMAMELGPHKIRVNSVNPTVVLTAMGQNVTANAEFAQKLKERHPLRKFAEVEDVVNSILFLLSDRSASTSGSGILVDAGYLAS; this is encoded by the exons atgCAGCTGAACTTCCAGGGCCTGCGGGCCCTGGTGACCGGAGCAGGGAAAG GGATCGGCCGGGACACCGTGAAGGCGCTGCACGCTCGGGGAGCCAACGTGGTGGCCGTGAGTCGCACCCACGCTGACCTGGTCCATCTCTCCCAGGAG TGCCCCGGGGTGGAGCCCGTGTGCGTGGATCTGGGTGACTGGGAGGCCACGGAGCGGGCGCTGGGCGGCGTGGGCCCCGTGGACCTGCTGGTGAACAACGCAGCGGTGGCGCTGGTGCAGCCCTTCCTGGAGGTCACCAAGGAGGCCTTTGACAG ATCCTTCCACGTGAACCTGCGCTCTGTgttccaggtgtcccag ATAGTAGCCAGGGGCATGATCGACCGCGGAGTGCCCGGCTCCATTGTCAACGTCTCCAGCATGGTGGCCCACGTCACCTTTCCCAACCTGTCTGCCTACA GCTCCACCAAGGGCGCGATGACCATGCTGACCAAAGCCATGGCCATGGAGCTGGGGCCACAcaag ATCCGCGTGAACTCCGTGAACCCCACGGTGGTGCTGACCGCCATGGGCCAGAATGTCACCGCCAACGCTGAATTCGCCCAGAAGCTGAAGGAGCGCCACCCTCTGAGAAAGTTCGCAG AGGTGGAGGACGTGGTCAACAGCATCCTCTTCCTGCTCAGCGACCGCAGCGCCTCCACCAGCGGCTCGGGCATCCTCGTGGACGCCGGCTACCTGGCCTCCTAG